The DNA region taaaataaaagtagaaaatgtgGTCTGAGGGCACTGGACACACCCAAGGTGCTCCATTGGTCTGTTCTGAATGTTGTGGTTGCgctagcctccgccacttcctctaaTGGCACATTCTGTgtgcgcaccaccctctgggttggGGTGGAGGTTGCCCTATGGGTCCCTTTTGTGTCTTTTCTCTCTTGCCTTGGACCTACACcccatagttctggactcccccattctggGGGGGAAAAAGACCTTAATTATTCACCATATCCACACCTGTCATGATTCTGtaaacttgtataaggtcacccctcttcTTGTAAATCTCATTCATGAAAAGCCAAAGATTCATCAACGTCCAACTGACAGATGTCCAACTGACAGATGTCCAACTGACAGATGTCCAACTGACAGATGTCCAGCTCCCAAAATAGCGTCTCATATTAATTTCCATCAGAAAGTGGTGGTGCCAAGACAATGTCTCGCTCCCTCTGGGGTAAGGACTTGGCCACTTCATCCAGCCGATGGTTGTATGAATCATAGAAGAATcatggaatctctacagtgcggaaacaggcccttcggcccaacaacccaaactgagcctctgaagagtaacctacccacacCCATTTTTCTAccttattgctctacatttacccctgactaatgcactgcacctacacatccctgaacactatgggacaattaagcatggccaattcaccctaaccagtacatctttggattgtgggagggagtgaagcacccagaggaaacccacgcagacacggggagacaacttggaaactccacacagacggtcgccccaAGGGAGGAATTGAACTCAGACTCAGCCAGCAATCAAGACCCTGGCAATTTCCACTTACTTCCAGCCTCTTGTCTCAAAAGCCACTGGAATTGAAAGATTCCATCTTAAGTTTATTTCGCTCCAGTTCCGACCTTCACTGTTGGTCAATGAATCTCTGTTCCCTTTGTCACAATTCCGACAAAGGGGAGGGAACAACTGGAGCCAATCTTTACACGGTTTAGATTTATTTTCAGAGTGAAACGTGATAGGTGTATGCCTCCCAACTCCAATTCGTGCTGTGTCAGTCGGTTTCCCTTTGTACGATCAACCTTACCAATGTCATCTTTTCCtcagggatggggaattgaagACTGGAGGGGGTggatttgaggtgagaggggaaagacttaggAAGGACTTGAGGGGAAACGTCtacacgcaaagggtggtgcaacagttccggtcaccacattaccaaaaagatgtggacactttggagagagtgcagagaaggtttacgaggatgttgcctgatatagaaggtgctagctatgaagagaggttgagtaggttaggtttgttttcattagaaaaatggagattgggagggacctgattgaggtttacaaaatcatgaagggtataggcagggtggtgggcgtctggaacgtGTTGATGTGTTGCcggcagaggtagtagaggcaggcatggtagattcatttaagatgcgcctggacagatgcatgagtaggtggggagcagagggatacagatgcttaggaagtgggcaacaggtttagacagtagatttgatcggctcaggcttggagggccaaagtgcctgttcctgggctgtaaattttctttgttctttgtatgtgGAGttggctgccagagaaagtggttgaggcaggtacaataacaacatttaaaaggcatctggatgggcttTTGGATCATAGAATTATCGAATCtctagtgtggcaacaggcccttttgcccaaaacattcacaccgaccttctgaagagtatctcacccagacccattcccctatcatgttgcattgatctaaattaaactccatctgccaatcttaAGTCCTTggcacacttagagtcatagagtaagacagcgtggaaacaggccctttggcctaaactGGTCCATGGTGCCCACCCAGCTAGTTccaattagagtcacagagatatacagtacagaagtagatcctttggttcaactcatccatactgaccagatatcctaacataatctagtcccatttgccagcacttagcccatatctctaTAAGCTCTTcctttattcatatacccatccagatgtcttttaaatgctgctgttgtaccagcctccaccacttcctctggcagctcattccaaacacgcaccaccctctgcttgaaaaagttgcttctttggtcccttcccctctcaccctacacctatggcCTATAGTTCTGACTTTCCCACCGCAGGGAAAGAaccttgtatatttaccctatccacgcttctcatgattttatcaacctctaaagtcccccctcatcctccgatgctccagggaaaacagccccagcctattcatcctctccttgCAGCTCAAGTCCTCTGATTTTGGTGCAGCATGTTGTACAGTTTCAGCTGACCTCAATGTATTTCCAATGAAATTAATCATTTCACTGAATGACAAAGAGATGGACAGGCTTGTGGTCCCGCCCCGGACCTTTGTGACGTTTCCCGGACTCTCTGATCTCCCTCCTTGAGGCTTTTTCACACTGGATCCTGTATTCATTTAACATTTACTAGCTGTATCGTGGCAACTGCCAATTCATTGGATACTTGCCCATCACTTCAGGAACCTTTTAAATTCCTCATTAAAGGTGATCCAAATGCATATTGATCTTTGATCAGTTCCATCAAATTCATGGTTCCACCTACTATTAGAATTCTTTAGCGAATAAGCTGTTTACCAGTCACCTCTATCTTTATCCTTGGGTGTCTTATGTATTCATTCACCTCACATTCTGATGTCTGCTTATTTCTGTATCAATGATTCATTCCTCTCCGTAATATGGGGCTGCTTTCACTATCTGAAACTGGTTGGAATCTTCTAATGCTTTAATGATTTATTTTGTGTAGGTAGATAACTACTAAAGGATCTATATCTATAACTATTTGAaggatcttagagtcatagagatatacagcatggaaacagacccttcggtccaacctgtgcatgccgaccagatatcccaacccaatctagtcccacctgccagcacccagtccatatccctccaaacctttcctattcatatacccatccaaatgcctcttaaatgctgcaattataccagcctccaccacatcctctggcagctcattccatacatgtgccaccctctgtgtgaaaaagttgcctcttaggtctgttttatatctttcccctctcaacctaaacctatgccctctagttctggactccctgaccccagggaaaagactttgcctatttatcctgtccatgcccctcataattttgtaaacctctataaggtcacccctcagcctctgacgctccagggaaaacagccccagcctgttcagcctctccctatagctcaaatcctccaaccctggcaacatccttgtaaatcttttctgaactctttcaaatttcgcaacatctttccgataggaaggagaccagaattgcatgtagtattccaaaaatggcctatccaatgtcctgtatagtcgcaacatgacctcccaactcctgtactctatactctggccaataaaggaaagcataccaaacgccgccttcactatcctatctacctgtgactccactttcaaggagctatgaacctgcactccaaggtctctttgttcagcaagctACTGTAAATATTAGAAAAGATTGATTAAATAATTAAAGAGTCTACAGAGTTATTATAATTTTACTTGTCAGACCTATTTTAAACAAACATTTTTCTCAAGATGTCTAACTCCTGTCAGCTATGTTCCGCTGCATTAACCATGGCTAGCTGTCTGTGTCCTGCTTAGTCATGGGCAGTTGGaacaggaaaagactttggctattcaccctatctgtgcgcctcatcattttataaacttctggaTATTGTCTgaggactggtatctgtgatgctggagatcactggaagaggccgagatggatcatccactcggcacttctggctgaagattgctgcgagtGCCTCAGCCTGATCTTTTGTGCTGATGCACTGgggtcttccatcattgaggatgaggatattggTGGAGCTTCCTCTTTCAATGAGTTggttaattgtccatcaccattcactaCTGGATagggcaggactgcagagcttagatctgatccattggttgtattattattcacaatttatactgATGATTTGGAGTGGAGACAATGGGTCACaggtcaaagtttgcagataacactaagatgagtggcagagcaaagtgtgcagaggactgtgaactttgcagaggaacatagacattttgagtgagtgggcaaagggctggcagatggaaaacaatgttaataaatatgaagtcatccattttcataggaataacagtaaaaaggactgtGACTTGATGGTgagaagttgcagcatgctgctgtgcagagggacctgggtgtccttgggcATGTATCAGAGAgctggtctgcaggtgcaacaagtaattaagacgacaaatggaattttgtccatcattactaaagggattgagtttaaaaggagGGAGGTTATGTCGGCCGTTCTGACAATCAAGTCCATGCCAGACCCTCCAAAGAACGTTCCACACAaatccccctctcaccctatccagtcatttctgctggtgCGTGAGACCTGGACTAGGGGTATTGGTCTCAATATGAGGGGGAGTAGAattcggacagagatgaggaggaactgcttttcctggagagtactgaatctttggaattctctgcccaaggaagcagtggaggcagcttcattaagtatattcaagacacagctGGATGGGTTTTTGCGTGATGGGGGAATTAGGGGGTAGTCAGGATCATGCAgataggaggagctgagacaatgaatcgatcagccatgattttaatgaatggcagagcaggtacaatgggccaaatggcctacttctgcttctattactatgaaactataaccttgcatttcccatggctaacccacctaatctgcactaccttggacacaatgggcaatttagcatgaccaatccaaatTGAGGCTGGTGAGCAttgtagtgatgtggaaaatgaatgtcagagaatgatagaaagggacaagTAGGATAAATGTACCatcaatcaaaactggattctaaaAATTACAAAACTTGAAACTAAAGAATGTGTCTGAATTGTCACAAAAGCgaatgaattgactgcacacgttgaagagaataattatgatctgagactcctcaCAGGGATATGGCTTCAGGATAACAAGGACCTGGATCCTGAATATCAAGGGGGTACGTGCCATTCAAGTCGAATGGGAAGCTAGATAAAGGTAGAGAgttggcactgctaatcaaagcactgataatggtagtctggtgtcagcttggatttcaggtcctgatttctctgacCACTATGGATCTCCCTGTTCCTACAGAGGAAGATGTCagctgttctcagctctgctgaaGCTCtgaccaaccccccccccccaaacctttacaccttctggaacaataaaacattcagttgaTCAAGGCCCAgtccacaatctcccagcctgtcaaccatccagacagAGAGTGTTGAGAGTGTTGTCGTATCAgagaataaaacaagaaaaatgaaacaaaattagaaaaaaatgCACAGTTGGTGATCATGCTTAATGCTTGTTCAATAGGACGTAAACCAGAAATCggggtctcccaggattcttataGTGGAAGAATGCTGTCTGTTTTTCATCTAAGTATTAGTACCCAACTATGATTTAAAACAATATTTACATCAACGGAAATAAAGCATTTGTTATCAAATAGACATAGAaacacacagcatggaaatagacttttCGATCCAACACATCGAAAGATATCCTGTgtaaatctaattccatttgggTCAcatccttcaaacccttcctgttcacacacccatccagatgtcttttaaatgtaattgtaccagccacttcctctggcagctcattccatacacgcaccaacctctgtgaaaacattgacccttcagtcacttttaaatctttgccccctcaccctctagttttggactcccccaacctggGGAAATGGCCTTGATATAATATGTAGATTTATATAAAATATAAATTGCTTCATATGGTGTAAGTCTGATATTCACTGTTATACAAGCTGTGTGGCTATGATCTCTTACCTAATATAGTAATGGAATTTCATGCTGTATTTCTTGTCATCAATTTTATTTAATAGGTCAGCAGGAAATCATTCAGCAACTTTACTGGCTTTCTTTTGTCAAgcagtggagtttaatttagataaatgtgaggtgctgcattttgggaaaacaagtcttagcaggacttaaacacttaatggtgaggtcctagggagtgttgctgaacaaagagaacttggagtgcaggttcatagctccttgacactGGAGttgaaagtagataggatagtgaagaaggcgtttggtatgctttcctttattggccagagtacagtagttgggaggtaatgttgtggctatacaggacattggttaggccactgttggaatattgcatgcagttctggtctccttcctatcagaaagatgttgtgaaacttgaaagggtttataaaagatttacaaggatgttgccagggttggaggatttgagggataaagaggttgaataagctggggctgttttccgtggctgaggggagaccttatggaagtttataaaatcatgagcggcaaggataggatgaatagacaaagtcttttccctggggtgggggagtccagaactagagggcatagggttagggtgagaggggaaatatataaaagagactgaagaggcaacgttttcactcagaggatggtacgtgtatggaatgagctgccagaggaagtggtgggggctagtacaattgcaacatttaaaagtcatttggatgggtatatgaataagaagggtttggagggatatggggccgggtgctggcaagtgggacgagattgagttgggatatctggtcaacatggataggttggaccaaagggtctgtttccatgctgtacatctgtgtgaccctgatgtttcattttcatatccttATTCAGCTTCATTTCCAAGTCATTGTAACCAAATGAAGTTTTAATCCATACACACTTAAGGCTATCTGGCTGCATGATGTGTcctggataatatgtgatcagcaggcatcTGGCAATCTACAGGAATTGTCATCTACGTCATATTTATTTGACTGTACTGATCGTGATCACTTATTTTGGGAATTCCTTTGCAGGAAGACAtggggaaagaaatctgaaaccaaatgaTACATCAACTTGTGATGGAGCTACTTGATTCGTTTGGAAAGGAAATCAATGAAATcgtaccaaacatcatcttcactatcctatctatctgcaactctgaaagaattatgaatctgtactccaaagtctctttgttcagcaacactccctaggccctgaccattaagtatgtaagtcctgctctgatttgtttttcaaaaatgcagcacctcgcatttatctgaattaaactccatctgccactcctcagcatattgacccatctaatcaagatcctgtttaaTCAGAagtaaacttctttgctgtccactataactccaattttggtgtcctctgcaaatttactataCCTATGTTCACAGCCAAACCGCTTATATCagtgatgaaaagtaatggacccagcaccgatcctcatggtgcacattggtcacaggcctcctgtctgaaaagcacccctccaccaccaccctctgtcttctacctttgagccagaactTAGAATTATTATTTTTTTCAGAAGTCAAAATGCCTCTCCTCTTCTTCTCCTGctcacagtacactggctgtagccagccagctGACAGTCCGTCCTCAACAGAGGAGATTCCAATCTCTTTATTAACTGGAGGTGCTTAAATCTCTTGgttaattctttttttaaaaatcccctcACTACTGCTACTACGGTAGTGCTTgtttttccccagcatccatatTGTGTGTGTGGAGATGTGAGAcagcagatacattcaattttgctcaaagcacacaatttgcaggcagtcaatccattaatattttattaattcctactttggaagtagaaccagtctgactcaacattagAGTCTGCCTGTCtcctaacctcacacctttaatacattctcTGCGCTGAAATGTCACCTTCAAATTACATTGAGAACGTTCCTTATAAGTAgttgtgggatttacatattaatgaactgaaacctgcaacccattctaaaagatgaatgacgtaacagcaatctagatttgttccaTTCAGTTgtttgacacagaatttataccaaaagaTTACAATGTCTTGTGAtcttgctccacagctacctgatgaaggagcagtgctccaaaagctaatacttccaaataaacctgttgaactataacctggtgttgtgaaacttttaatctttgtttctagtgaatacagcccacacctcccactgctgccagtaaaccttacaatgctgatgaaacaatCAACCCAcactcctgaaaaatttacaGTTTCTCACAATTCTGCCACTCATTCACTACTCCTTCTGATCCAAGATGTTGGAAACTTAGTGCTGGAGGTTGAAAGAAATTAGCAGCTTTTAAGCAAAAACTTGTTGAATctcagctttcaatgagagtctgagtctGATGGTGAATTCAAGTAACCTTTATTGAGCCCCAACTTCATTACAGTTCCAGTTTTTCCCGGAAAAAAGGTGCACAAAAAGTAGTGTTTTTTGAAAAAActcaaggtcaaagtgcacaCACTCCCTCTTCCCCCACTTTCTTGACTATTGGTCAGCACCAAATTatccctttgtaactggatccttggtCCATCCTTcacctggaggaagtattgcctcactcagcaatttcagcCTACACACTGTGTACAAGTTAGTTTCTCCAGCTCATTTGCAGGAGGGGGATgcaatcaagagtcaaccacactgctgtgggtctggagttatgggtaggccagaccgggtaaaggatgcagctagGATGActtgagtgaatcctttcctgcAATGGTAGTttcattcttaaaaaaaagacacgtgAATAAGATGGGGTTCTTCTTCCCCTgaaaatggtttcattgtttatTTCTGAACTTCAGATTTCAATTGCACCATCTAccacggtgggattcaaacctgggagtTCCCAGTACTGGGTTGATAGTCTAGTTGAAAATGGCACTTATCCGTCACTCCTTCAATCTACCTGCGATGGCATGTGAACTCGCTGAGGTCTCTGGAGGTAGGAGGAGCGGGTGAACggcctttccccagtgtggacccgctggtgagtCAGAAGTTTGGAAGAATTGATAAATCCTTTCgcacactgagagcaggtgaacgacctctccccggtgtggacccggtggtgggtcagcaggttggaagAATTGCTAaaccccttcccgcactcagggcagatgaatggcctctcccctgtgtggacccgctcaTGCTGCTGCAAATTGCTCACATGATGGAATCTCTTTCCACACTCGAAGCAGgcgaatggcctctcccccgtgtgtaCCCGCTGGTGCCTCCGCAAGTTGCCCACATAACGGAAgaccttcccacactcagggcaggtgtatggcctctcccccgtgtggatccgctgatGCCTCCGTAGGTTAGCGACACGACCGAAGGCCTTCCCGCATTCAGGGCAGGTGAAGGGCCTCTTCCCCATGTGGACCTGCTCGTGATTACGCAAGTTGCTTATACTACGGAAAGCATTTCTGCACTCTGAGCAAgcaaacggcctctccccagtgtgaaccccCTGATGCCTCAGCAGTGCAGATGAATGCGCAAACCCCTTCCCGCAAACCAAGCACATGAACGGCTTctctcccgtgtggacccgctggtgggaccGCAGGTTGGAAGAATCTGTGAACCCGTTCCCGCACACCGAGCAGGTgaacggcttctcc from Hemiscyllium ocellatum isolate sHemOce1 chromosome 27 unlocalized genomic scaffold, sHemOce1.pat.X.cur. SUPER_27_unloc_1, whole genome shotgun sequence includes:
- the LOC132807136 gene encoding gastrula zinc finger protein XlCGF7.1-like, whose amino-acid sequence is MGKPWKCGDCGKRFSSPSVLEIHRRVHTGEKPFTCSVCGNGFTDSSNLRSHQRVHTGEKPFMCLVCGKGFAHSSALLRHQGVHTGERPFACSECRNAFRSISNLRNHEQVHMGKRPFTCPECGKAFGRVANLRRHQRIHTGERPYTCPECGKVFRYVGNLRRHQRVHTGERPFACFECGKRFHHVSNLQQHERVHTGERPFICPECGKGFSNSSNLLTHHRVHTGERSFTCSQCAKGFINSSKLLTHQRVHTGERPFTRSSYLQRPQRVHMPSQVD